From the Chitinophaga lutea genome, one window contains:
- a CDS encoding phage portal protein has product MEVPELQQINEENFAAIVNTIQKEKENIDVKSFLEQLDPKKHKVHSPTERPDKIKKDKGGRESPVKVARLSIPLQKLIVSRAAAFLCGNPIQLFAQPTLPIEDDFLSIIKKVWDDNKLDYKSMALAEMMMSETECAELWYTQPAEKEYWAGTSSEGSKQKLRLRILAKSLGDDLYPVFDAAGDMIGFGRGYKVKVGDQNVEHFDLYQPEKTIKGTKSDVGWVLAQEPNPSGKIPVIYYHQPLPEWSDVQEMIERLETVISNHADTNDYFGSPMVFISGEIAGFADKGESGKVVQGKNGATAEYLTWDQSPESVKLEIENLLQFIFDTTDTPKISLQEMKSLGTFSGIALKMLFLGAHLKSARKEGIFGEGIQRRINYLKAALAKINNKFESAQRLMISPKFEYYLPKNEQEAIDILSTAIGGGKAIMSQDSAIAQNPLVQDVEAEKKKMIEEGSYGADIETA; this is encoded by the coding sequence ATGGAAGTGCCCGAACTGCAGCAAATCAACGAAGAAAATTTCGCGGCTATTGTTAATACAATTCAAAAGGAGAAAGAGAACATTGACGTGAAATCCTTTTTGGAGCAGCTGGATCCGAAAAAACATAAAGTACATAGCCCTACGGAGCGTCCTGATAAAATAAAGAAAGACAAGGGCGGGAGAGAATCGCCCGTGAAGGTCGCCCGCCTATCCATTCCATTACAAAAGCTGATAGTCTCCCGTGCGGCCGCTTTCCTTTGTGGCAATCCGATACAGCTTTTTGCGCAGCCTACATTGCCGATCGAGGATGATTTTCTGTCAATTATAAAAAAGGTTTGGGACGACAACAAGCTGGACTACAAGTCCATGGCCCTTGCAGAAATGATGATGTCCGAAACGGAATGCGCGGAGCTCTGGTATACCCAACCTGCTGAAAAGGAATATTGGGCGGGGACCAGCTCAGAGGGTTCAAAACAGAAGCTTCGTCTTCGCATTCTTGCAAAATCGTTAGGCGATGATTTATATCCGGTATTCGACGCAGCAGGGGATATGATAGGGTTTGGCAGGGGCTACAAAGTAAAAGTCGGAGATCAGAATGTCGAACACTTTGACCTTTACCAACCAGAAAAAACAATCAAGGGCACAAAGTCCGATGTCGGGTGGGTATTGGCCCAAGAGCCGAATCCTTCAGGAAAGATACCGGTGATTTATTACCATCAACCCCTCCCGGAATGGTCAGATGTGCAGGAGATGATCGAACGGCTTGAAACCGTTATTAGCAACCACGCAGATACGAACGACTACTTCGGCAGCCCGATGGTATTTATCTCGGGTGAAATAGCTGGCTTTGCCGATAAGGGAGAATCAGGCAAAGTTGTACAGGGGAAAAATGGTGCAACCGCGGAATACCTGACATGGGACCAATCGCCTGAATCGGTTAAACTGGAAATCGAGAATCTTCTTCAGTTCATTTTTGACACTACGGATACGCCCAAAATAAGCCTCCAGGAAATGAAAAGCCTGGGCACGTTCTCGGGTATTGCTTTGAAGATGTTATTCCTCGGAGCCCACTTGAAATCCGCCAGGAAGGAAGGCATTTTCGGTGAAGGTATTCAACGCCGAATAAACTACCTCAAAGCGGCATTGGCTAAAATAAACAACAAGTTTGAGTCGGCGCAACGCCTGATGATATCGCCGAAATTTGAATACTACCTCCCCAAAAATGAACAAGAGGCGATTGATATATTGTCCACCGCTATTGGCGGCGGTAAAGCGATAATGAGCCAGGATAGCGCCATTGCTCAAAATCCCCTGGTGCAGGATGTTGAGGCGGAGAAAAAGAAGATGATCGAAGAGGGTTCGTACGGCGCTGACATTGAAACCGCATAA